The following proteins come from a genomic window of Coffea arabica cultivar ET-39 chromosome 11c, Coffea Arabica ET-39 HiFi, whole genome shotgun sequence:
- the LOC113716021 gene encoding uncharacterized protein has translation MANHLCRGIVGSYTRWIYHGEGFESDDENDDIEINDNDSDFDSMEELLNDVGVANFGESWRHSLELDTGACTEKEGEASRFLRLLSKAEKSLYPGCEKYSKLSFIVHILHLKTMNRWTCKSTDMLLKFLHQVFPTALIPSSYYEAKNFIRELGLKCEKIHACKNDCALFWNENKGLDHCPNEKCKAPRYKSPNSKIPRKVLRYFPLKPRLQRLFVNKEIARDMRWHKKRRVDNENMMRHPVDSLAWKDFDRNHKSFAEDPRNVRLGLASDGFNPFGTMSNSYSIWPVILVLTLDPFFFLSMIIPGPKAPGNDIDIYFRPLVDELKELFATGVETYDAFREEKFMLRAALLWTINDFPAYGYLSGWSIKGYKACPVCLDETTSLYLNNGHKCCYMGHPRFLPIDHKWRREKKQFNGEREHRQPPRTLSGEEVLQQLLRIEQVEFGKAPDLLQ, from the exons ATGGCCAATCACTTGTGTCGAGGAATTGTTGGTAGTTATACTAGGTGGATATATCATGGCGAAGGGTTTGAATCTGATGATGAGAATGATGACATAGAAATAAATGACAACGATAGTGACTTTGACAGTATGGAGGAGCTGTTAAATGATGTAGGAGTTGCTAACTTTGGTGAGAGTTGGAGACATTCACTGGAACTTGATACGGGTGCTTGTACCGAGAAAGAAGGAGAAGCAAGTAGGTTTCTCAGATTATTATCGAAGGCTGAAAAATCTCTATACCCGGGCTGTGAAAAGTATTCAAAACTCTCGTTTATTGTCCATATCCTCCACTTGAAAACAATGAATCGGTGGACTTGTAAATCTACTGATATGTTGCTGAAGTTCTTGCATCAAGTATTTCCTACAGCTTTGATTCCCAGTTCATATTACGAGGCAAAAAATTTCATCCGTGAGTTGGGGCTGAAGTGTGAAAAGATCCACGCCTGTAAAAATGATTGCGCACTTTTTTggaatgaaaataaaggccttGATCATTGTCCAAATGAAAAATGTAAAGCACCGCGGTATAAATCTCCAAATTCCAAAATACCTAGAAAGGTGTTGCGTTATTTTCCATTAAAACCAAGGCTGCAAAGACTGTTTGTGAACAAAGAGATTGCTCGGGATATGAGGTGGCATAAGAAGAGACGTGTAGATAATGAGAACATGATGCGACACCCTGTTGATTCATTAGCTTGGAAGGATTTTGATAGAAATCACAAGTCCTTCGCTGAAGATCCTAGAAATGTGAGGTTAGGACTTGCTAGTGATGGCTTTAATCCCTTTGGAACCATGAGCAATTCATACAGTATATGGCCTGTTATCCTTGTGTTAACCTTG gatccattttttttcctatcAATGATTATTCCTGGTCCCAAAGCACCTGGAAATGACATTGACATATACTTTAGACCACTAGTTGATGAGTTAAAAGAGTTATTTGCCACTGGTGTGGAGACATATGATGCCTTCAGGGAGGAGAAGTTCATGTTACGTGCAGCACTTTTGTGGACAATAAACGATTTTCCAGCATATGGCTATTTGTCGGGATGGAGTATAAAAGGGTACAAGGCATGTCCTGTGTGCTTAGATGAGACGACTAGTCTATATCTTAATAATGGTCACAAATGTTGTTACATGGGCCATCCCCGTTTTCTGCCTATTGATCATAAATGGCGTCgagaaaaaaagcaatttaatgGAGAAAGAGAACATAGACAGCCTCCTAGGACCCTATCAGGTGAGGAAGTCCTCCAACAACTTCTTCGTATTGAGCAAGTTGAGTTTGGCAAGGCACCTGATTTGCTGcaatag